The Coprobacillus cateniformis DNA window GACGCTGCTCAAGAAAAAGGTATTGAAGTGCATATTGAAGCACATCCTGTTGGGTCTGTGACATCGTATGCTGATCAATCAGATGTGATTCTACTTGGACCACAAGTTCGTTATGAGTTAAAGAAAATACAAGGAATGTACCCTGATAAACCTGTAGAAGTTATTAATATGCAGGATTATGGTATGATGAATGGTCAAAAGGTCTTGGATCACGCAATTGAATTATTAAATAAATAGAAAGTGAGGAAGTAAAATGAGTTTTCCTAAAAAGTTTTTATGGGGTGGTTCTATCAGTGCTGCCCAATGTGAAGGAGCTTGGGATGAAGATGGAAAAAGTCCTGTCCAGGTTGATTTTGGA harbors:
- a CDS encoding PTS sugar transporter subunit IIB, which translates into the protein MNILLVCAAGMSTSLLVNRMNDAAQEKGIEVHIEAHPVGSVTSYADQSDVILLGPQVRYELKKIQGMYPDKPVEVINMQDYGMMNGQKVLDHAIELLNK